The following DNA comes from Actinomycetota bacterium.
CCTTCGCTTCTTCCTTTCGTTCTGTTCTTTCGTTTCCCCCGGTAAACCAGATCGATTTCTTGCCTTTCGCTTTCTTTCCCCTGCTTTCCCTTTCGCCTTTCGCTCCTCTCTTCGCCTTCTCTCATCCCATGCCTGCACCCTCTTCTTTCTCGCGCACCTTACCTTGCCCGAGGCGGCACCCCCCGGCCTGACCGCCTTGACCGGGTGCGAGGGAGCGGGAGGAGGCCGCCTTTATGCGAGCCGGCGATATGCGAGCCGGCCTCCCGTCCGCCCGCTTGCCAGGGCAAGACGGTTTGGAAGAAAATACGCCTATGGCGTGGCGCGAGAACAACGGGAAGGGCTCAAGGAAAAGGAAGCAAAGGCCCCCGATCCCCCCGGGGGTCATATCGCGACGGCGGAAAGCGGAGGGGTGAGGTGAAGATCTACCTGAACGGCGCAATCGTCGGGGAAGAGGGGGCGCTTCTCCCCGTGCAGGACCGCGGAGTGCTCTTCGGCGACGGGGTCTTCGAGACCATACGCGCTTACGAGGGGCGGCCCTTCCGCCTGGACCGCCACCTGGCGCGCCTGCGGGAAGGATGCCAGGTGCTGCGCCTCACCGGTATCCCGGGGGACGCGGAGCTGGAAGAGGCCATCGCCTCCCTTTACCGTGAGAACGTGGGGAGCGGTGATGCCTACGTGCGCATCACCGTCACCGGCGGATCTTTCGACGGGACCAGGACACTGTCCAGGTCCTTCCCCCCCAATGTCTTCGTGGTGGTCACGCCCTTCGAGGGATACCCGCCGGAGCTATACCGGCGCGGCCTGCGCGTCATGATATCCGCAACGCGGAGGAACGAGAGCTCGCCTCTCTCGCGCATCAAGACCACGAATTACCTTGATTCGCTCTATGCAAGGCAAGAAGCAAAAGAGCGGGGATACGACGACGCCCTCTTCCTCAACACCGCCGGTTACCTGGCGGAGGGTTCCACCTCCAACCTCTTTTTCGCTCGCGGGGAGCGCCTGTGCACGCCCCGCGTGGATTGCGGTATCCTTCCAGGTATTACCAGGGAAGCGGTGCTGGAGCTCTGCGTGAAGCTGGGCATTG
Coding sequences within:
- a CDS encoding aminotransferase class IV; translation: MKIYLNGAIVGEEGALLPVQDRGVLFGDGVFETIRAYEGRPFRLDRHLARLREGCQVLRLTGIPGDAELEEAIASLYRENVGSGDAYVRITVTGGSFDGTRTLSRSFPPNVFVVVTPFEGYPPELYRRGLRVMISATRRNESSPLSRIKTTNYLDSLYARQEAKERGYDDALFLNTAGYLAEGSTSNLFFARGERLCTPRVDCGILPGITREAVLELCVKLGIATEEGFYSPDELLSASEAFLTMSTGELVPVAEVDDSPLGSDCPGPLTSRLAQAYRKLVRDELLI